One segment of Microbacterium arborescens DNA contains the following:
- a CDS encoding HNH endonuclease signature motif containing protein has protein sequence MGSDADVAALAALVADAEAAADVVRAGQVREVRVLAAAGVLAEQQSAGASERVKAREMALRGIAAELAGVFVATDRTLQRRIDEARDLVDNYPLTMAAWEAGRIVRGHVRVIQDVGGVIPAGDRAEFERLAIEKCERDAPNRVRDALQMVAERVHPRSFAERHEEVAAGRCVSVKPGPDGMSDLIATLPTVIADGIVDRLTRQAREIINARPARDAAGVPDERADTRADANGGAPDAETTLDVGSSFIDDGRSIDQVRADVFSDLLLAGTPALDPTATGDGNGTLGAIRAHVQVAVSALTLMGNDEEPADLAGRSPIDAATARELAGNATSWGRLLTHPVTGTVLECDAYRPTAAMIRLLRARDRHCRFPGCRQPAIRCELDHTIAASDGGKTHVCNLADLCKRHHDVKHHTRWHVAQLAGGTLVWTSPTGRVYREDAPPPLVTFTIPEPPGTAGPPPDVPPPF, from the coding sequence ATGGGCAGCGACGCCGACGTCGCCGCGCTCGCGGCGCTGGTCGCGGATGCCGAGGCGGCTGCGGATGTGGTGCGGGCCGGGCAGGTCCGGGAGGTGCGGGTTCTGGCGGCGGCGGGGGTGCTGGCTGAGCAGCAGTCGGCGGGCGCGTCAGAGCGGGTGAAGGCGCGGGAGATGGCACTGCGTGGGATCGCCGCCGAGCTTGCCGGGGTGTTCGTCGCGACCGACCGGACGTTGCAGCGTCGCATCGACGAAGCCCGAGACCTCGTCGACAACTACCCGTTGACGATGGCGGCATGGGAGGCCGGGCGGATCGTCCGCGGGCACGTGCGGGTCATCCAGGACGTCGGAGGCGTCATCCCGGCGGGTGACCGTGCGGAGTTCGAACGCCTCGCGATCGAGAAGTGCGAACGCGACGCCCCGAACCGGGTGCGCGACGCGCTCCAGATGGTCGCCGAACGGGTGCACCCGCGATCGTTCGCGGAACGCCACGAGGAGGTCGCGGCGGGGAGGTGCGTCTCGGTTAAGCCCGGCCCGGACGGGATGTCGGATTTGATCGCGACGCTGCCGACCGTGATCGCCGACGGAATCGTCGACCGACTTACGCGACAGGCGCGGGAGATCATCAACGCACGACCTGCGCGCGACGCCGCGGGCGTTCCTGACGAGCGAGCCGACACGCGAGCCGACGCGAATGGCGGCGCACCCGACGCCGAAACGACGCTTGATGTCGGGTCGTCGTTCATCGACGACGGCCGGAGCATCGACCAGGTTCGAGCCGACGTGTTCTCCGACCTCCTGCTGGCCGGAACACCGGCCCTCGACCCCACCGCGACCGGTGACGGCAACGGCACCCTCGGAGCGATCCGCGCGCACGTACAGGTCGCGGTGTCGGCTTTGACCCTGATGGGCAACGATGAGGAGCCGGCTGATCTCGCCGGACGCTCCCCCATCGACGCCGCCACCGCCCGCGAGCTGGCGGGCAACGCCACCTCGTGGGGCCGGCTCCTCACCCACCCCGTCACCGGAACCGTCCTGGAATGCGACGCGTACCGGCCCACCGCGGCAATGATCCGGTTGCTGCGAGCCCGGGACCGGCACTGCCGGTTCCCCGGATGCCGACAACCCGCCATCCGATGCGAACTCGACCACACCATCGCCGCATCCGACGGCGGCAAGACACACGTGTGCAACCTCGCCGACCTCTGCAAACGCCACCACGACGTCAAACACCACACCAGATGGCACGTGGCACAACTCGCGGGTGGAACCCTCGTCTGGACCTCACCGACCGGGCGGGTCTATCGCGAAGACGCACCACCACCACTGGTCACCTTCACGATCCCAGAACCACCCGGCACGGCTGGGCCACCACCCGACGTACCACCACCGTTCTGA